ATCCATTTCAAATTTCATACCTCCAATGTAAAAAACATTTTACACAACAAATGGTAAACTATGTAAAAATAAATGTCAAATACTTTTTACATTTATAGAAATTCTTTATTGCACTAAACTGCCAGTTACTTGAATAAGAAAAAGGCGATCCTTCGTTATTGAAGCATCGCATCCGTCAGTGAAACAAACAAGGTTATGTACTCAAATCTATTTTTTCCCATTCTTCACCAGGAGTAACGACCCATTCGAGTGCTTTTCTTCTTTCCATAATCGTGCCTTCGTCAAGCTTATTATGTTTTTTCCCATTTAACCGTGCATCAACTAAATACCAATGAAGCCTATAATATAAATCGACTTGTTCATATATTTCCTTATCATTTCTCATAAGTGTTTGAGCTTCTAATGTAGAAAAATCCTGCTTTTTTCTAACATCTGGAACTATTTTGATTAAGTTATCGCCTACAGGTTCATCTATGCGAAAGTTATTGTTTATACCTAAGACCCAAACTAAAGCCCATAGGCTTTCAACATACCATTTTAACCTCATTATCTCTGTTGGCGTAACTTCTATCTCACTTTTCTCTAAAATACCCTTTTCAAACTCTGTGACATATTGAAACAAATCCTGTTCTTCTATCCATCCTTTAATTATAGATGGAGGAGCTTGATGTGCAATATAAACCATTCCAGCCATAATGGTTACTCTTTTAATAATTTCATTGCTATTCCGTACACCTTGATAATCCATTAAAGGTAAGTTTGGGTTAATTTCCGCACCATATTTTTTGATTTTTTCTTCTGATTGTTCCTTTAATTTAAAGAAATTTAATTCCATAAACTTCACCTTATTTCCGAAGTTTTTCAATTAAAACTTATTTCGTTAGGTCAATAGTTCTACAAAAAGTGCGTTAATCCTTCTTCAAGTAACCTGCCATTTAATAAAAATCAAACTTCTTTTAGAAACGAATTAAAAAATACTTGTTATGTCCCTCTTTTTGTATTTATCCAGTACACTTTGGGTTTTGTAGTAAGTTGTAAAAACTTCTATAGCATCGTCAAGATTTAATATCTCATTGCTTTTCAATATTATCTCGCCGCCACTATACTTAATAGTTGCATCAATTATTGCAGAACTCTCAGTTCCTAAAACACTATGTTCGAAACTATTACCAGATGATTTTCTATATTCAATAGTCATTTTCTCAATTGAACCAGCACATTGAACATAACTATAATCATCGTAAGACAACGTACAAAAAGAACTAATTTCATGATTCATTTGTTTTAAAAAATCTATTATAAATTCTAAATCTACATTCACTTCTTAGTGTTTCCGTTAGGCTCATAACATTTTGCATTTTAGGGTGCCAACGGAAAAAGTCATTTACATCGTTTGTATCCAAATTATCTAAATGGAAAATCTTATTGCTATTAATACCAAAGAAGTGTTCCATTGAGTAAAAATCAAACTTATCATCCAGTACAATATAGGAAACTATTTCGAAGTCCTCCCCCCTTTTTAAATCATTAGCGAAAAAATAATCTTCAATCATTGATACAACGCTTTGTTTCAATTTCGTAATCCCCAATCCCCTTTCATATATTATTTATAAAAAAAAAGGCTCAAAATAGAGAGCCCTCAAAAATTCTTCATATATACTTATCTATTTGAATGATAAAATCACACGCTAAATTCCTTTTTCTTAAAATTAATAAAACCCAATTCGTGGTTCCCAGCTGCTCGAAAAAAGAGCTTTAAAAGATTCAAGCAGCATGACTTGAACTGGAAAGTTAACGAGTCAGGATAAATAAATGCGGAGCTATGATTTATGTATGCGGAGGTTCTACCAACAGAGACCGAATCAGTTGAAACTTCAGCAGACGATTATAGAACTGACTATTTTGAAAAGTAAGGGGATTTTCACGGAATCTTTTTCCATTGTTAACAATCATACATAGCGTTGTTATGTAGTGAATTCTTAAAAAAAGTCTGAGTCTACCGTCTTTTTTTCTTTTTAACCTTCATTTTTGTAAAAATCAAGGCTATAAAAAAACCTAAAGGTAATATAATATCAGGATTTTTTACTATCATAACTACACTCAATACTGCGATAAATAAGCCGATTATTCCTAAGCATCCTCCGAATGCGTCAGATGTAGATGCTTTGTAACGAGCTTTTCTAAAAGTTGATTTGTAATGCCTTTTGTAAGGAACGTAAGTTCTAAGGTCCATGTTACTAGGTTTTTTATAGAAATTATTATTTCGTTTGCTATAAGTATTTCCCATACTTCTTTTAATAAGTGGATTTTTTCTTCTGGTCATAGTTGCACCTCAAGTAATTTAAAACATAACGCTATTTAATTATATTAAAATTGTCCAATTAAATATATGGCTTAATGTTCCGGATACTACCTGTTTTTTCGATAACGAGTGAAAAAGCATCCAAATAGATGGGTGTTTTTTCATGTACATAATTGTACTTATGTAGTGAATCTTCAAAAAACAAGTAAATTTTTTGATGAAAGATAATATATTTCTGCAGTATTCTCCAATAAATACTATTTTTTGATATTTTTTTGAATAATTTTCTAAAACTTTGGAAACATTGTAGATTTATAGTAAATTTATAATTGATTTATACCAAAATAGTAATAATGGAGGTCTATTATGGGAAAGATGGTAAAAAAGTTTCTTTTAATTACTATTATTTTAATAGTGTCTATACCTGCTAATCTAACGGTATATCAAGGGAATTTTCTAGGATTACAAAGTGTCAGTGTTAAAGCTGCAACACTAAATGGATGGGTGTTTAGTGGAAACTTTTGGTATTATTATGTGAATGGTGTGAAACAAATAGGTTGGCAATCTATTAATGGCAAGTGGTATTATTTAGATCCTTCTTCAGGTGCAATGAAAACAGGTTGGCTAAAAGATGGCGAAAGATGGTATTACTTTGATTCAACAGGTGCTATGTTAACAGGTTGGCAATCTATTAATGGCAAGTGGTACTATTTATTGCCAACAGCAACTAATGAAAATGAAAAAGTCGGTCAGATGAAAACAGGTTGGCTAAAAGATGGCGAAAGATGGTATTACTTTGATTCAACAGGTGCTATGTTAACAGGTTGGCAATTTATTAATGGCAAGTGGTACTATTTATTGCCAACAGCAGCTAATGAAAATGAAAAAATCGGTCAGATGAAAACAGGTTGGCTAAAAGCTGGCGAAAGATGGTATTACTTTGATTCAACAGGTGCTATGTTAACAGGTTGGTTAACATTAAATAACGAAATTTATTATCTTAATACTAGTGGTGTTATGGTAACTGGAATGCAGTACATAGAAGATAAAAGAAAGTGGTTTCAATTTAACGATTCAGGTCAACTTATTAAGAAACAAGGATGGCAGACTCTTAATGGCCGTCAAGTTTATTATGATTTAGACGATTATGGGTTACTTACTAACAGATGGTACTTTGTAGATAATCAATGGCGTGAATTTGATTATAATGGTTATTTAGTAGTAACACCAAATGATAGTGTTACACTAGGCGAGCTTGAAAAAGCGTTATTGGATTATTTTTCACAGAATAATATGCCATATAAAGTAGGTACACCAGAGTACAGTCAATACTTAATAAAGCAACTAGAGCAACATGATGATCCAAAATTGGCTAGACATCCACAATATACGCTCATACTGGCATATGCAGCTGAGTATTTACATGAACAGACA
The DNA window shown above is from Neobacillus sp. WH10 and carries:
- a CDS encoding DUF4272 domain-containing protein, with the protein product MELNFFKLKEQSEEKIKKYGAEINPNLPLMDYQGVRNSNEIIKRVTIMAGMVYIAHQAPPSIIKGWIEEQDLFQYVTEFEKGILEKSEIEVTPTEIMRLKWYVESLWALVWVLGINNNFRIDEPVGDNLIKIVPDVRKKQDFSTLEAQTLMRNDKEIYEQVDLYYRLHWYLVDARLNGKKHNKLDEGTIMERRKALEWVVTPGEEWEKIDLST
- a CDS encoding amidase domain-containing protein gives rise to the protein MGKMVKKFLLITIILIVSIPANLTVYQGNFLGLQSVSVKAATLNGWVFSGNFWYYYVNGVKQIGWQSINGKWYYLDPSSGAMKTGWLKDGERWYYFDSTGAMLTGWQSINGKWYYLLPTATNENEKVGQMKTGWLKDGERWYYFDSTGAMLTGWQFINGKWYYLLPTAANENEKIGQMKTGWLKAGERWYYFDSTGAMLTGWLTLNNEIYYLNTSGVMVTGMQYIEDKRKWFQFNDSGQLIKKQGWQTLNGRQVYYDLDDYGLLTNRWYFVDNQWREFDYNGYLVVTPNDSVTLGELEKALLDYFSQNNMPYKVGTPEYSQYLIKQLEQHDDPKLARHPQYTLILAYAAEYLHEQTLAKSQSTSSNDMNKTTMAKTQMDTEQTFNMNEVANKTIKQIKEEIALEDEEVQQQIENKQKNTTNSITTMGVVDPYPYDANAAVNYALKWALYRNLDYRDYDPIGSDCTNFVSQAVYAGGKGMVVSPGIDLFSPWVIDKDNYWFTVKVPIALGIVDIKSSASWVNVEAFYKYWAPRVNYVEETWSPMQIYYDARPGDVLQYRYAGSGRRWHSLFVTGKDTNLRTLYISQHVTDRRNYDYGKINKDKNGDSKWIYLRFTAN